One Cupriavidus oxalaticus genomic region harbors:
- a CDS encoding ABC transporter permease: protein MNLFDTFLNLVPMGLMQGLIYALIAIAVMIPFRILNFADMTGEGTLAFGACVTAKCLSLGLEPVSSLLIGAAAGFLGGSATAYIHEKVKVNTLLCGILVLSMLYSIDIRVMGQPNTALFTFPNLFQYLPGDDGTLTSRIALLAVVDIALIALIFWFLGTQHGMAMRSLGSSVAMAKAQGINIKVYVLVGLGLANLIAALGGGLLAQNQGFADVNMGFGTLINGLASLLLGEAIIGNRTILRQVAAPVLGSVVYFQLISVVLAFGFQPSDLKMVTAVFVLITLLILARRKPGKSRKAMQERVARAA from the coding sequence ATGAACCTGTTCGATACATTTCTCAACCTGGTGCCGATGGGCCTGATGCAGGGGCTGATCTACGCCCTGATCGCCATTGCGGTGATGATCCCGTTCCGGATTCTGAATTTCGCAGACATGACCGGTGAGGGAACCCTTGCCTTTGGGGCATGCGTGACCGCGAAATGCCTGAGCCTCGGCCTGGAACCCGTGTCGTCACTGCTCATCGGTGCCGCAGCGGGTTTCCTGGGAGGAAGCGCCACCGCATACATTCACGAGAAGGTGAAGGTAAATACCCTGTTGTGCGGCATCCTGGTGCTGTCGATGCTGTATTCGATCGATATCCGGGTCATGGGCCAGCCCAACACCGCCTTGTTCACCTTCCCGAATCTCTTCCAGTACCTGCCTGGCGACGACGGCACCCTGACAAGCCGGATTGCATTGCTGGCGGTGGTTGATATCGCGCTTATCGCCCTGATCTTCTGGTTTCTGGGGACACAGCACGGGATGGCCATGCGCTCGCTTGGCTCCAGTGTGGCGATGGCCAAGGCGCAGGGCATCAATATCAAGGTCTATGTGCTCGTGGGGCTCGGGCTGGCAAACCTTATCGCGGCGCTTGGAGGCGGTTTACTCGCGCAGAACCAGGGTTTTGCTGACGTCAATATGGGCTTCGGCACGCTGATCAACGGCCTGGCATCGCTGCTGCTCGGCGAGGCGATCATCGGGAACCGGACGATCCTGCGGCAGGTGGCAGCGCCGGTGCTCGGCTCGGTTGTGTATTTTCAACTCATTTCGGTCGTGCTCGCCTTCGGATTCCAGCCGTCGGACCTGAAGATGGTAACGGCCGTTTTTGTACTGATCACGCTGCTTATCCTTGCCAGGCGCAAACCAGGGAAGTCACGCAAGGCGATGCAGGAACGCGTTGCACGGGCAGCCTAA
- a CDS encoding ABC transporter ATP-binding protein, giving the protein MLQVERLRKTFHAGTPDERIAIDGVSLELKPGDFVVVVGGNGAGKSTLLSMLAGEVLPEAGSIRVNGVDVTSLGTHLRAKYIARVFQDPSIGTAAALNIEENLAVAALRGQRRTFGRGLTSAQAREFQERLGSFGLGLENRMKAQAGLLSGGQRQALSLLMAVLREPRLLLLDEHTAALDPRTAEAVMRVTSQVVDQAGLTTLMVTHNMNHALQYGNRLIMMRHGAIVADLSLEQKRRMTVEKLIAAFDDENPSLRMVSA; this is encoded by the coding sequence ATGTTGCAGGTAGAACGCCTGCGCAAGACGTTCCACGCCGGCACCCCTGACGAACGGATCGCGATCGACGGCGTGTCACTCGAGTTGAAGCCCGGGGATTTCGTCGTCGTGGTGGGAGGCAACGGGGCAGGCAAGTCGACGCTGCTCAGCATGCTCGCCGGCGAAGTCCTGCCTGAGGCGGGCAGCATTCGGGTCAATGGCGTGGACGTGACCTCGCTTGGCACGCATTTGCGTGCCAAGTACATCGCCAGAGTGTTTCAGGATCCGTCGATCGGTACTGCCGCGGCGCTCAATATCGAAGAAAACCTTGCCGTTGCCGCCTTGCGCGGGCAGCGCAGAACCTTCGGCCGTGGCCTGACCTCCGCACAGGCACGCGAGTTTCAGGAGCGGCTCGGCAGCTTCGGCCTGGGCCTGGAGAACCGGATGAAGGCGCAGGCGGGACTGCTCTCCGGCGGCCAGCGCCAGGCGCTGTCGCTGCTGATGGCGGTGCTCCGTGAGCCACGGTTGCTGCTGCTGGATGAACACACCGCGGCGCTGGACCCGCGCACCGCCGAAGCCGTGATGCGAGTGACCTCGCAAGTGGTCGACCAGGCCGGGCTGACGACGCTGATGGTCACGCACAACATGAACCATGCATTGCAGTACGGAAACCGGCTGATCATGATGCGGCATGGCGCCATTGTTGCCGACCTGTCCCTGGAGCAGAAACGACGCATGACAGTTGAAAAGCTGATTGCCGCTTTCGACGACGAAAACCCCTCCCTTCGCATGGTGAGCGCATGA
- a CDS encoding ABC transporter substrate-binding protein, whose protein sequence is MPRHNKFLLHTLSCAAVAGAVLGIAPAVHAQTVIGIANLGPHPSISQTIAGFKEEMARTGYVEGKNTTYVYGDANFTQALMPQMLTQIASRKPAVILTLTTSVSQTALSAVADRKLPMVFAMVTDPVAAGLVEGWDHGSSRFVGASDMQDFDAVLVFAKKLFPNARSFGTLYNPGEANDVTTTRKLEEAARRAGLKFKPISVDTAADIPQRAEMLRGTDFMYATGSNLVQSAMPAVASVTNRLKVPILSSETEFVKSGIAAANYAVSLRSIGVNAATLAARVLKGSAPAALPVLTPSPADYVSTINTTKFKQLGLTVPPSMESCQCFIN, encoded by the coding sequence ATGCCACGTCACAACAAATTCCTGCTGCATACCTTATCCTGCGCCGCCGTTGCGGGTGCCGTGCTGGGTATCGCGCCCGCTGTCCATGCGCAAACCGTGATCGGGATTGCCAACCTTGGCCCGCACCCGTCCATCTCGCAAACCATCGCCGGATTCAAGGAGGAAATGGCGCGCACCGGCTACGTGGAGGGCAAGAACACCACCTATGTCTACGGAGACGCGAACTTCACGCAAGCCTTGATGCCCCAGATGCTCACGCAGATCGCATCGAGGAAGCCGGCCGTGATCCTGACGCTGACGACGTCGGTATCGCAGACGGCACTGTCCGCGGTGGCCGACCGCAAGCTGCCCATGGTCTTCGCCATGGTCACCGACCCGGTCGCCGCGGGACTGGTCGAAGGCTGGGACCACGGCAGCAGCCGCTTTGTGGGCGCCTCGGACATGCAGGATTTCGATGCGGTGCTGGTCTTCGCCAAGAAGCTGTTTCCGAATGCCAGGTCGTTCGGCACGCTGTACAACCCCGGCGAAGCGAACGACGTGACCACCACCCGCAAGCTCGAGGAGGCGGCCAGGCGGGCCGGGCTGAAATTCAAGCCGATCAGTGTCGACACGGCCGCCGATATCCCGCAGCGGGCGGAGATGCTGCGCGGCACCGACTTCATGTACGCGACCGGCTCAAACCTGGTGCAGTCAGCCATGCCGGCGGTGGCGTCCGTGACCAACCGGCTGAAGGTCCCGATCCTGAGTTCGGAAACCGAGTTTGTAAAGAGCGGCATCGCCGCGGCCAACTATGCGGTTTCCCTTCGCTCAATTGGCGTCAATGCGGCGACGCTGGCAGCGCGCGTGCTCAAGGGCTCCGCGCCGGCCGCGCTTCCGGTGCTGACACCCTCCCCGGCGGACTACGTTTCCACGATCAACACCACCAAGTTCAAGCAACTCGGGCTGACCGTTCCGCCCTCGATGGAGTCATGCCAATGCTTTATCAACTAA
- a CDS encoding helix-turn-helix transcriptional regulator, with the protein MAGLNLTLPEPGNDGLFRTRLAGRHARTSEAFSALREQPEHLSSAPHGEAGLYGGSVPVSDDPEEGKWELISIRDEILLVVSDGHLTRQHSESVLPEGYIEFHFMVAGPVSVEFSEAGRIEVASPNLTVVHQGDDMHYQVSCGPGLWRSVGLYISRDYFHSFLRASVGVDGPLWQQLQKLRNEQVFCHQMPVNPQVLTAVKQLLENPYEGYRRLLFAQAKAYEVMCASLDLWQAYLESHHTAEVFSSRDLRLIEKARDLLVGDLRHMMTIPELARAVGTNTSKLKRGFKFLYGMTVFECGHRARMDRALELLGNERLSVNEVAFAVGYQHQTSFTASFRDYFGFAPKDARRMADLRNVRARSSSAGVTAAEDS; encoded by the coding sequence ATGGCCGGTCTGAATCTTACGTTGCCGGAGCCGGGAAACGATGGCCTGTTCCGTACCCGCCTGGCTGGCCGTCACGCTCGTACCAGCGAGGCATTCAGCGCGCTTCGCGAACAGCCGGAACACTTGTCTTCCGCTCCGCACGGAGAGGCCGGCCTGTATGGTGGATCCGTCCCGGTCTCTGACGATCCCGAGGAAGGGAAGTGGGAGTTGATCAGCATCCGTGACGAGATTCTCCTCGTCGTTTCGGATGGCCACCTTACCCGGCAGCATAGCGAGAGCGTGCTGCCCGAGGGTTATATCGAGTTCCATTTCATGGTCGCCGGTCCGGTTAGCGTTGAGTTCTCCGAGGCGGGAAGGATCGAAGTCGCTTCGCCGAACCTCACGGTGGTGCACCAGGGCGATGACATGCACTATCAGGTGTCGTGCGGTCCGGGCCTGTGGCGCTCCGTTGGTCTCTATATCAGCCGTGACTACTTCCACAGTTTCCTGAGGGCCTCCGTGGGCGTGGACGGCCCCCTTTGGCAGCAGCTGCAGAAGCTGCGGAACGAGCAGGTGTTTTGCCACCAGATGCCGGTCAATCCCCAGGTGCTGACAGCGGTCAAGCAACTGCTGGAGAATCCGTATGAAGGCTATCGGCGCCTGCTCTTCGCTCAAGCCAAGGCATACGAGGTGATGTGCGCGTCATTGGATCTGTGGCAGGCCTATCTCGAAAGCCACCATACCGCCGAGGTGTTCTCCTCGCGGGACCTGCGGCTGATCGAGAAGGCGCGAGATCTTCTGGTCGGCGATCTTCGGCACATGATGACGATTCCGGAACTGGCGCGCGCCGTGGGGACCAACACATCCAAGCTCAAGCGCGGCTTCAAGTTCCTCTACGGCATGACAGTGTTTGAATGCGGCCACCGTGCGCGCATGGACAGGGCACTGGAGTTGCTGGGAAATGAGCGCCTGAGTGTCAACGAGGTGGCGTTCGCAGTCGGCTACCAGCACCAGACCAGTTTCACGGCGTCATTCCGCGATTATTTTGGCTTCGCTCCCAAGGATGCCAGGCGGATGGCAGACTTGCGCAATGTCCGGGCCCGTTCTTCATCCGCGGGGGTTACCGCAGCAGAGGATTCGTAA
- a CDS encoding thiamine pyrophosphate-dependent enzyme, producing MNHETKSARSGAAILADLIQEYGHRHVFQIPGEGILEPLDALATRHPGISLVTFRNEAGMTYAAQAYARLGARPSLCMAGRAPGALNTALALHTADTDSAAMILVVGQPAAAEAERDPMSGFDLQQALRPLVKDVITVTTATRLQEGMMRAWCKAGSGRPGPVVLVVTENVWREHTTCAPLPAPSLPEPAPAPEQVAAAAALLREARRPLVLAGGSGWNDAARLRLHALAQAHNWPVVAGYRRADLFDNADPHYAGELGIGLDPMLAERIAQADLILAINIRLGEINTFGTGGFGGFRLLDAPRPAQRLVHVHAGADELNRVYRADVAIQAAPAPFLDALSGALAATPAPSSDAEWPEGFRLAREAFIGKGGCPGPVDLRKVFTALRERLPDDTIFTVGAGAYAVWLHRYLAFRQAGTMLGPESGAMGYGLPAAIGAAMVRPDRLVVAVAGDGCLLMHGEELATAVQQNLRIIVIVINNQGYGAIRSAQLRQFGRPVGTALRNPDFVAYATAFGALAERVQTTADFLPALKRALNGTGPAMIEISVPDTVAKPE from the coding sequence ATGAATCATGAAACCAAGTCGGCCCGCTCCGGGGCCGCCATTCTTGCCGACCTGATCCAGGAATACGGGCACCGGCACGTCTTCCAGATCCCTGGCGAGGGCATCCTCGAGCCACTGGATGCCCTTGCCACCCGCCATCCCGGAATCAGCCTCGTCACCTTCCGCAACGAGGCGGGCATGACCTACGCCGCGCAGGCCTATGCGCGGCTCGGCGCCCGCCCTTCCCTTTGCATGGCTGGCCGCGCCCCGGGCGCGCTGAACACGGCCCTGGCACTGCATACCGCCGATACGGACAGCGCGGCGATGATCCTGGTCGTCGGGCAGCCGGCGGCCGCAGAGGCTGAGCGGGACCCGATGTCGGGCTTTGATCTGCAGCAGGCGTTGCGCCCGCTCGTAAAGGACGTCATCACCGTGACCACCGCCACGCGGCTGCAGGAAGGGATGATGCGCGCATGGTGCAAGGCAGGCAGCGGCCGGCCCGGGCCGGTGGTCTTGGTTGTCACCGAGAATGTGTGGCGCGAGCATACCACCTGCGCTCCCCTGCCCGCGCCATCCTTGCCAGAGCCGGCTCCGGCACCAGAGCAGGTCGCAGCGGCTGCAGCCCTGCTGCGCGAAGCCCGTCGCCCGCTGGTGCTGGCAGGCGGCAGCGGTTGGAACGACGCGGCGCGGCTACGCCTGCATGCATTGGCACAGGCCCACAACTGGCCAGTTGTCGCTGGCTACAGGCGTGCAGATCTTTTCGACAACGCCGACCCGCACTATGCAGGCGAACTCGGTATCGGTCTCGATCCGATGCTGGCAGAGCGGATAGCGCAAGCCGACCTGATACTCGCCATCAACATTCGCCTCGGCGAGATCAATACGTTCGGCACCGGCGGCTTTGGCGGATTCCGTCTGCTCGATGCCCCGCGGCCGGCCCAACGCCTGGTGCACGTGCATGCCGGCGCCGACGAACTCAACCGGGTTTATCGCGCCGATGTCGCGATCCAGGCCGCGCCTGCGCCCTTTCTTGATGCCCTCTCAGGCGCCCTTGCTGCGACGCCTGCGCCTTCGTCCGATGCCGAATGGCCAGAAGGCTTTCGCCTGGCGCGCGAGGCGTTCATCGGCAAGGGTGGCTGTCCAGGACCGGTCGACCTGCGAAAAGTCTTTACGGCGCTGCGAGAACGGCTTCCCGACGACACAATCTTTACCGTTGGCGCCGGTGCCTACGCTGTCTGGCTGCATCGCTACCTCGCATTCCGTCAGGCCGGCACCATGCTTGGACCCGAAAGCGGTGCCATGGGGTATGGATTGCCGGCCGCCATTGGCGCAGCGATGGTGCGGCCGGATCGCCTGGTCGTAGCCGTAGCCGGCGACGGCTGCCTGCTCATGCATGGCGAAGAGCTGGCGACGGCAGTCCAGCAGAACCTGCGCATCATCGTCATCGTTATCAATAACCAGGGATACGGCGCTATCCGGAGTGCCCAGCTCCGGCAGTTCGGACGCCCTGTCGGCACCGCCTTGCGCAACCCGGATTTCGTCGCCTATGCCACGGCCTTCGGCGCCCTCGCGGAGCGAGTTCAGACCACCGCGGATTTCCTGCCGGCGCTGAAGCGAGCCCTGAATGGGACCGGCCCGGCCATGATAGAGATTTCCGTACCCGACACCGTAGCGAAGCCCGAATGA
- a CDS encoding UbiX family flavin prenyltransferase: protein MARDRTRIVVGISGATGAIYGVRLLEALRLLDVETHLVVSASGWLTLQQECSIDRQAARSLADVAHDIRDIGATLASGSFRHQGMVVAPCSMRTLAAVAHGFNDNLLTRAADVTLKERRTLVLLARETPLTLAHLRNMTAAAEMGAVIMPPVPAFYALPRTLDDLVGHTVWRVLDQLGLASESAYQRWEGMRAHMRSVRAQSDDLTVVHA from the coding sequence ATGGCCAGGGACCGCACCCGCATCGTCGTTGGCATCAGCGGCGCCACCGGCGCCATCTACGGTGTCCGGCTGCTGGAGGCCTTGCGGCTGCTCGATGTCGAAACCCATCTGGTGGTGTCGGCATCGGGCTGGCTGACCTTGCAGCAGGAATGCAGCATAGACCGGCAAGCGGCGCGATCGCTCGCCGACGTGGCCCACGACATCCGCGATATCGGTGCCACGCTGGCAAGCGGCTCGTTCCGGCACCAGGGTATGGTCGTGGCGCCGTGCTCCATGCGAACGCTGGCCGCGGTCGCCCACGGCTTCAACGACAATCTGCTGACCCGCGCTGCGGACGTAACCCTGAAAGAACGGCGGACGCTGGTACTCCTCGCAAGGGAAACGCCACTGACTCTCGCCCACCTCCGCAATATGACGGCAGCAGCCGAGATGGGCGCCGTCATCATGCCCCCGGTGCCGGCCTTCTATGCGCTGCCCAGGACGCTCGACGACCTGGTTGGCCATACCGTGTGGCGGGTGCTGGATCAGCTGGGTCTCGCTTCGGAATCCGCCTACCAGCGCTGGGAAGGCATGCGGGCACACATGCGGTCAGTGCGTGCGCAATCGGACGACCTCACCGTGGTGCACGCCTGA
- a CDS encoding protoporphyrinogen/coproporphyrinogen oxidase gives MNKPISIVVVGAGIAGLTAAYRLSAAGFTVQVLESQSAVGGRMAQRREGPISYNTGARLIYPFGQAFHSLLAELDLTRALVPLRKLGANTSVGGNRYRVELMPGPRTLMTPGLDWRSRLRMIAAGVSLARLRSRTDPDAAASYLAGDTETLADYISRTTTPAVLKQLIEPIFRGTRSWNPEEISAAFYVSTMPHLLGKDTVYTLANGMGQVTQELARRVPVLCDATVYAIERRADGECVVRYQRLGKAHALRANVVVCATEGAHAGKLIVDPLDAERSMLDAVRYNKLGVVHYALDGDIPAEVEFSGRQSTTRIATWQQLPAAPEAGRSHAQLYCQLTPEAAEEAQRLGLSDSLDTLIRPEIRQRIPRFDGRVHTVVNQWIPYKLPVFYPGYCRKVVEFLAWQAKESRSVYYCGDYLSQALLTGACASGNAIAQAILAHHG, from the coding sequence ATGAACAAACCCATTTCCATCGTCGTCGTTGGTGCCGGCATTGCCGGACTCACTGCAGCGTACCGGCTCTCGGCCGCCGGCTTCACCGTTCAGGTCCTGGAAAGCCAATCGGCTGTGGGTGGGCGAATGGCACAACGGCGCGAGGGTCCCATTTCATACAATACCGGTGCCCGCCTGATTTACCCGTTTGGCCAGGCATTCCATTCCTTGCTCGCCGAACTGGACCTGACGCGTGCGCTTGTACCGCTACGCAAGCTCGGCGCGAACACCTCCGTCGGCGGCAATCGTTACCGCGTCGAGCTGATGCCTGGTCCGCGCACCCTCATGACGCCCGGCCTGGATTGGCGTAGCCGGCTGCGCATGATCGCGGCTGGCGTCAGCCTCGCGCGCCTGCGCTCGCGCACCGACCCGGACGCCGCGGCCTCATACCTGGCGGGCGACACCGAAACGCTGGCGGACTACATCAGCCGAACCACCACACCTGCCGTACTGAAGCAACTCATCGAACCCATCTTCCGCGGAACGCGCAGCTGGAATCCCGAGGAAATTTCGGCAGCATTCTACGTGAGTACCATGCCGCATCTGCTCGGCAAAGACACCGTCTACACGCTGGCAAATGGCATGGGCCAGGTGACGCAGGAATTGGCCCGGCGGGTGCCGGTTCTTTGCGACGCAACGGTCTATGCCATCGAACGGCGCGCCGACGGTGAATGCGTCGTACGTTATCAGCGCCTCGGAAAAGCGCATGCGTTGCGGGCGAACGTCGTCGTCTGCGCCACGGAGGGCGCCCACGCGGGCAAGCTGATTGTCGATCCCCTGGACGCGGAGCGCTCAATGCTCGATGCAGTACGATATAACAAGCTGGGGGTCGTCCACTACGCGCTGGACGGCGATATTCCCGCCGAGGTGGAGTTCTCGGGCCGCCAGTCAACGACTCGCATTGCGACCTGGCAACAGTTGCCGGCAGCCCCCGAAGCGGGACGTTCGCACGCGCAACTCTACTGTCAGCTGACACCCGAGGCGGCCGAGGAAGCGCAGCGCCTCGGCCTCTCCGATTCGCTCGACACCCTTATCCGGCCGGAAATCAGGCAGCGCATTCCCCGCTTCGATGGCCGGGTGCACACTGTTGTCAACCAGTGGATTCCATACAAACTGCCGGTTTTCTACCCGGGGTATTGTCGGAAGGTGGTCGAGTTTCTCGCTTGGCAAGCTAAGGAGAGTAGATCCGTCTACTACTGTGGCGACTACCTGTCCCAGGCACTCCTGACCGGCGCTTGTGCGAGCGGCAACGCAATCGCCCAAGCAATCCTGGCGCATCATGGTTAA
- a CDS encoding UbiD family decarboxylase, with amino-acid sequence MRHYLSRLQARGDLAIVEREVDPRFEAAAIARRLQRVSNQAVLFKNVRGSALPVVMNLYSDHERLREMIRCGTRTFCERLDEEIDVAATLQTYAEEDSQPERLESGKLSDLPILTYHERDGAPYITSGVFLARDPDTGVPNLSFHRSMVISDHELRIRLGSSHDLARYQAAAEQQGKALEAAILIGAPPEVFMSACVSLPPQANELALAAAMRGGPLRTRRCQTIDLCVPAATDIVIEGRILPNVRRPEGPFGEFMGYYVEVGDNHVFEVTHVSWRKGAIFHGLICGSDEDLRPLEAATAARIYRAIKGQVPGIIDVSCKPTVMNTVIKLRKQYEGHAQHALLAAMGAHLDYNKLCMVVDEDVDIYNLDEVIWAFVTRGRADTRTMVLNNVPGFYRDPHKDHWGRLAIDATKPWGREAEFERKRIPGEAEIELGKYLPAFASEVR; translated from the coding sequence ATGAGGCACTACCTGAGCCGCCTGCAAGCGCGTGGCGACCTTGCCATTGTCGAGCGCGAAGTCGATCCCCGTTTTGAAGCAGCCGCTATCGCAAGGCGGCTGCAACGTGTCTCGAACCAGGCCGTGCTTTTCAAGAACGTGCGGGGTTCCGCACTTCCGGTCGTCATGAATCTCTACAGCGACCATGAACGCCTGCGCGAAATGATCCGTTGTGGCACGCGCACCTTCTGCGAGCGGCTGGACGAGGAAATCGACGTCGCGGCAACCCTGCAGACCTATGCGGAAGAGGACTCACAGCCCGAGCGCCTCGAAAGCGGCAAGCTCAGCGACCTGCCGATCCTGACTTACCACGAGCGGGACGGCGCGCCTTACATCACCTCCGGCGTCTTTCTCGCACGTGACCCCGACACGGGCGTGCCTAACCTGTCGTTCCACCGCTCGATGGTGATTTCCGACCACGAGCTGCGCATCCGCCTCGGAAGCTCGCACGATCTCGCCCGCTATCAGGCCGCTGCCGAGCAGCAGGGAAAGGCGCTGGAAGCCGCCATCCTGATCGGCGCCCCGCCCGAGGTCTTCATGTCAGCCTGCGTCTCGCTGCCTCCGCAGGCAAACGAGCTGGCCCTGGCGGCCGCGATGCGGGGCGGCCCCTTGCGCACGCGCCGGTGCCAGACCATCGATCTCTGCGTTCCCGCCGCCACCGACATCGTGATTGAAGGCAGGATCCTTCCGAACGTGCGCCGCCCGGAAGGTCCCTTCGGCGAATTCATGGGCTATTACGTCGAGGTGGGCGACAACCACGTGTTCGAAGTCACGCATGTCTCGTGGCGCAAGGGTGCGATCTTCCACGGCCTGATCTGCGGCTCCGACGAAGACCTGCGTCCGCTCGAGGCTGCCACCGCTGCGCGCATCTATCGCGCCATCAAGGGACAGGTGCCGGGCATCATCGATGTGTCCTGCAAGCCCACGGTAATGAACACCGTCATCAAGCTCAGGAAGCAGTACGAGGGGCACGCGCAGCATGCGCTGCTCGCGGCAATGGGCGCGCATCTGGACTACAACAAGCTTTGCATGGTGGTGGACGAGGACGTCGACATCTATAACCTCGATGAAGTGATCTGGGCGTTCGTGACGCGGGGACGCGCGGACACCCGGACCATGGTGCTGAACAATGTACCAGGCTTCTACCGCGATCCGCACAAGGATCACTGGGGCCGCCTTGCCATTGATGCGACGAAACCCTGGGGCCGCGAAGCGGAGTTTGAACGAAAGCGCATTCCAGGCGAAGCGGAAATCGAACTCGGCAAGTATCTGCCCGCCTTTGCCTCGGAGGTGCGCTGA
- a CDS encoding porin: protein MQSKRGESTGKVRKVGQATLAAAVLSGCAGSALAQSSVTLYGFIYSGLRYVNNSGGNHVTGLATGPSRWGLRGQEDLGSGLRGVFTLESGFDMSTGNSRQGGRLFGRQAYVGLSDSSAGTLTLGRQYDLVAEWIAPFTPPGKWNGYMAHVGDNDNTNWQFRINNAVKYVTPSFGGFQAGAMYGFGEVAGDSHRNSTMSFGVTYAGGRFRAAAAYLHIDNPASAVPEGNWNTILFPAVSPTSPLQPNRISPSSMSVAALAGQYDLDKLKLAVSFTQSRYKDLGDAADGLTDGDVRFNNIDVNGTYSVTPALQFGLGYTYTAGKVHPTGFTPKYHQVNAVGNYFLSKRTILQAAVAYQRAAGDAQNAYLLFGSSGASSTSGQLMLLAGIFHVF from the coding sequence ATGCAGTCGAAGCGGGGAGAAAGCACTGGCAAAGTGCGTAAGGTAGGGCAGGCCACGTTGGCTGCCGCCGTGCTGAGCGGATGCGCGGGGAGCGCGCTCGCCCAGAGCAGCGTCACGCTTTATGGGTTCATCTACAGCGGGTTGCGTTACGTGAACAACAGCGGTGGCAATCACGTGACCGGCCTGGCAACCGGCCCATCGCGATGGGGCTTGAGAGGTCAGGAAGACCTCGGCTCCGGATTGCGCGGTGTGTTCACGCTGGAGAGCGGCTTCGACATGAGCACCGGAAATTCACGGCAGGGCGGCAGGCTCTTTGGCCGCCAGGCGTATGTCGGGCTGTCTGACAGTTCCGCAGGCACGCTGACACTGGGGCGCCAGTATGACCTGGTGGCGGAGTGGATCGCGCCGTTCACGCCGCCTGGCAAGTGGAATGGCTACATGGCGCACGTCGGCGACAATGACAACACCAACTGGCAGTTCCGCATCAATAACGCGGTCAAGTATGTGACACCGAGCTTCGGCGGCTTCCAGGCCGGCGCCATGTATGGTTTCGGCGAAGTTGCCGGCGACAGTCACCGCAACTCGACCATGAGTTTTGGCGTCACGTACGCCGGCGGACGTTTTCGCGCCGCCGCGGCTTACCTGCACATCGACAATCCCGCAAGCGCAGTCCCGGAAGGCAACTGGAACACCATCCTGTTCCCAGCCGTTTCACCCACCTCTCCACTGCAGCCCAATCGCATCAGCCCGTCCAGCATGTCGGTTGCCGCGCTTGCCGGCCAGTACGACCTGGACAAGCTCAAGCTCGCCGTGTCATTTACCCAGAGCCGCTACAAGGACCTGGGCGACGCCGCGGACGGGCTGACCGACGGCGATGTGCGCTTCAACAATATCGACGTCAATGGCACCTACAGCGTGACGCCTGCCCTGCAATTCGGCCTGGGGTACACATACACGGCCGGAAAGGTGCATCCCACCGGATTCACGCCGAAATACCACCAGGTCAATGCCGTGGGCAATTATTTTCTCTCCAAGCGAACCATTCTCCAGGCCGCCGTTGCGTACCAACGCGCGGCGGGGGACGCACAGAATGCCTACCTGCTGTTCGGCAGCAGCGGCGCGTCCAGCACAAGCGGGCAGCTCATGTTGCTGGCGGGTATTTTCCACGTCTTCTAA